The following coding sequences are from one Coffea arabica cultivar ET-39 chromosome 11e, Coffea Arabica ET-39 HiFi, whole genome shotgun sequence window:
- the LOC140021205 gene encoding uncharacterized protein, whose protein sequence is MSFVHAKCSVDERKELWTSLLHDKPTLLPWCIGGDFNVILAAHEKRGGRPFAIAEGMDFMNFMEEAEVFDVGFSGSKFTWSNNRRSRARISKRLDRFLVNGSCLDFSNDISVLHLARHPSDHAPLKVSFATQSDNKPRPFRFLNVWTSKPDLLEVIRHVWKQDVGRPPLRVLCSKLLATRRAIQSWNNQHFGNIFDAVRSSEMAVQRAEELLDHDYSEECQIELNKAQTELRYSMSIEE, encoded by the coding sequence ATGTCTTTTGTTCATGCAAAGTGCTCAGTGGATGAGCGTAAAGAGTTATGGACATCATTATTACATGATAAGCCTACTTTACTTCCTTGGTGTATTGGAGGTGATTTCAACGTTATATTAGCAGCACATGAAAAGCGAGGGGGGCGTCCATTTGCTATAGCGGAAGGCATGGATTTTATGAATTTCATGGAGGAAGCTGAGGTCTTTGATGTCGGTTTTTCAGGATCTAAATTTACATGGTCTAATAATCGACGGAGTAGAGCTCGGATTTCAAAAAGGTTGGACAGATTTTTAGTCAATGGATCTTGTTTGGATTTTTCAAATGACATTTCGGTACTTCACTTGGCAAGACACCCCTCCGATCATGCACCATTGAAGGTTTCTTTTGCAACTCAGTCAGATAACAAACCTCGGCCGTTCCGATTTCTGAATGTTTGGACTTCCAAACCAGATCTCTTGGAAGTGATTCGCCATGTTTGGAAACAAGATGTGGGTAGGCCTCCGCTACGCGTATTGTGTTCTAAATTATTGGCAACAAGGAGAGCTATTCAATCATGGAACAACCAACATTTTGGGAATATTTTTGATGCTGTCCGTTCTTCAGAAATGGCAGTTCAACGAGCTGAGGAGTTGCTAGACCACGATTATTCCGAAGAGTGTCAAATTGAGCTTAATAAGGCACAAACAGAATTGCGGTATTCAATGTCAATTGAAGAATAG